Proteins encoded by one window of Acetivibrio thermocellus ATCC 27405:
- the sigH gene encoding RNA polymerase sporulation sigma factor SigH codes for MKSNAQIDSVKCFSTMNDEEIVEDSRAGDDRALEYLINKYKGFVRAKARTYFLIGADREDIIQEGMIGLYKAIRDFRKDKLSSFRAFAELCITRQIITAIKTATRQKHIPLNSYVSLNKPIFDEESDRTLMDIISEESINDPEEMVINREEFSGIEAKMGEILSSLECEVLTSYLQGKSYQEIAVELDRHVKSIDNALQRVKRKLEKYLEESRI; via the coding sequence GTGAAGTCAAATGCACAAATTGATTCAGTAAAATGCTTTAGTACCATGAACGATGAAGAAATAGTTGAAGATAGCCGCGCCGGTGATGACAGGGCCCTCGAATATTTAATCAACAAGTATAAAGGTTTTGTTCGTGCAAAGGCCAGAACTTATTTCCTTATTGGAGCCGATCGGGAAGACATCATTCAGGAGGGAATGATTGGCCTTTACAAAGCCATAAGGGATTTCAGGAAGGACAAGCTTTCTTCCTTCCGCGCTTTTGCCGAGCTCTGTATAACAAGGCAGATTATAACCGCCATAAAGACTGCCACCCGGCAAAAACACATACCTTTAAATTCCTATGTCTCCCTTAACAAGCCTATTTTCGACGAGGAGTCGGATCGTACCCTCATGGACATTATCAGCGAGGAGAGCATAAACGATCCGGAGGAAATGGTTATAAACAGGGAAGAGTTTTCGGGAATTGAGGCTAAGATGGGAGAAATTTTAAGCAGTCTGGAATGCGAAGTTCTGACTTCGTATTTGCAAGGCAAGTCCTATCAGGAAATTGCGGTTGAATTGGACAGGCATGTGAAGTCGATAGACAATGCGCTACAGAGAGTAAAACGTAAGTTGGAAAAATATCTTGAAGAATCAAGGATATAA